From Bacillus sp. Bos-x628, the proteins below share one genomic window:
- the dctP gene encoding C4-dicarboxylate transporter DctP: protein MKRLLKNLTFQVISAVIIGIIVGMVWPNVGKEMKPLGDTFINAVKMVIAPIIFLTIVLGIAKMGDMKKVGKVGGKAFIYFEVVTTLALVIGLLVVNIMKPGAGLDYSKLEKGDVSQYTQGGGKGIDWIEFVTHIVPSNMVDAFAKGDILQVLFFSILFGIALAALGEKGKEIIDWLDKLSLVFFKIIGYIMRAAPLGAFGAMAYTIGHFGLGSMKQLGSLMLSVYLTMFLFIFVVLNIICKMYGFSLFSYLRFIKDEIFIVLGTSSSESVLPRMMDKMERYGCSKSVVGLVIPTGYSFNLDGTSIYLSMAVVFLAQVFGVDLSIGQQMTIILVLMLTSKGAAGVTGSGFIVLASTLAALQVIPLEGLALLLGVDRFMSEGRAITNLIGNGIATIIVAKSEGEFDEHKSKIALQEMRNIKQAV, encoded by the coding sequence ATGAAGAGGCTTTTAAAGAACCTGACCTTTCAAGTCATTTCAGCCGTCATCATCGGGATTATTGTAGGGATGGTTTGGCCGAACGTTGGGAAGGAAATGAAACCGCTTGGTGATACATTTATCAACGCAGTTAAAATGGTGATCGCACCGATTATTTTCCTAACAATTGTACTTGGTATTGCCAAAATGGGTGATATGAAAAAGGTTGGAAAGGTCGGCGGAAAAGCATTTATTTATTTTGAAGTTGTCACAACTCTTGCATTGGTGATCGGTCTTCTTGTTGTGAATATCATGAAGCCGGGAGCGGGTCTTGACTATAGTAAGCTTGAAAAAGGGGATGTCTCGCAGTATACCCAAGGTGGGGGAAAGGGAATTGACTGGATAGAATTTGTCACACACATTGTGCCATCTAACATGGTAGATGCTTTTGCAAAGGGAGACATTTTACAGGTTTTATTCTTCTCTATTTTATTCGGAATAGCGCTTGCAGCACTTGGTGAGAAGGGGAAAGAGATCATCGATTGGCTTGATAAGCTGTCACTTGTCTTTTTCAAAATCATTGGATATATCATGCGTGCCGCGCCATTAGGTGCATTCGGTGCAATGGCTTATACAATTGGTCACTTTGGTCTCGGATCTATGAAACAACTTGGGAGCCTGATGTTGTCCGTTTACTTAACCATGTTCTTATTCATTTTTGTTGTATTGAACATCATTTGTAAGATGTATGGCTTTAGCTTGTTCAGCTACCTTCGTTTTATTAAGGATGAAATTTTCATTGTACTTGGCACAAGCTCATCAGAATCTGTACTGCCACGAATGATGGATAAAATGGAGCGATATGGCTGTTCTAAATCCGTTGTTGGGCTTGTCATTCCAACAGGCTATTCATTTAACTTAGATGGAACCTCTATTTATTTATCGATGGCCGTTGTATTCTTAGCCCAAGTTTTTGGTGTCGACCTGTCAATCGGTCAGCAGATGACCATTATCCTTGTCCTTATGCTTACTTCAAAGGGGGCGGCTGGGGTGACAGGAAGCGGATTTATCGTGCTGGCTTCTACACTTGCTGCACTTCAGGTCATTCCGCTTGAAGGGCTTGCACTGCTTCTTGGTGTCGACCGATTTATGAGTGAAGGAAGAGCCATCACAAACTTAATTGGAAATGGAATTGCAACAATCATTGTTGCGAAAAGTGAAGGTGAATTTGACGAACATAAAAGCAAAATTGCACTTCAGGAAATGCGGAATATCAAGCAGGCTGTGTAG
- a CDS encoding response regulator, translating into MTHIKVLLIEDDPMVQEVNKEFIMSVPGFQVVAVAGNGEQGIQLIKEVRPDLVVLDVYMPKKDGVKTLQEIRKQKMQVDVIVISAAKDKETIAVMLQNGARDYIIKPFKFGRMKASLESYKAFQSKIRTATEFSQEMLDDIIRKPAVKQEESWLPKGLNVHTMNEIKAYMSLQEGAQSAEQVANALGIARVTARRYLDFLVKEGELKIDMQYGGVGRPVNKYIVHSD; encoded by the coding sequence ATGACTCATATCAAGGTGCTATTAATTGAAGATGATCCGATGGTACAAGAAGTCAATAAAGAGTTTATTATGAGTGTTCCTGGCTTTCAAGTAGTGGCTGTGGCAGGGAATGGTGAACAAGGCATTCAGCTCATAAAAGAGGTTCGTCCAGATCTTGTTGTGCTTGATGTTTATATGCCAAAAAAAGACGGGGTGAAAACGCTACAAGAAATCAGAAAGCAGAAGATGCAGGTTGATGTGATCGTGATTTCCGCAGCAAAGGACAAAGAAACCATAGCTGTTATGCTCCAAAACGGTGCACGAGACTATATCATTAAACCGTTTAAATTTGGACGGATGAAGGCATCTCTTGAAAGCTATAAAGCCTTTCAATCAAAGATTCGTACCGCAACAGAATTTTCTCAGGAGATGCTGGACGATATCATACGAAAGCCTGCCGTTAAGCAGGAAGAATCATGGCTCCCTAAAGGGCTGAATGTGCATACGATGAACGAAATTAAAGCATATATGAGTTTGCAAGAAGGAGCACAGTCAGCAGAACAAGTCGCAAATGCGCTTGGCATTGCCCGTGTCACAGCACGCCGATATTTAGACTTTCTTGTGAAAGAAGGCGAGCTGAAAATAGATATGCAATATGGCGGGGTAGGAAGACCTGTAAATAAATATATCGTACATTCTGACTAA
- a CDS encoding AI-2E family transporter yields MAAFLKWFEKPGVKRFSVFVVLATILYLLRGMMNLILLTFIFTFLMNRLEEVIRCFLNRFLKIGQKSVITILYILLAGGLTFGGFVFVPIIIKQVEQLFRLGKKIADHPQDIPFFDVITNVFGDFKISSFFEKGFNFLYTYLTDLSTFSIQVIMSLILSMFFLFEKERLIQFMNKFKTSKISVFYHELAFFGRKFSRTFGKVLEAQFIIATVNCVLTTIALGIMGFPQLFGLAVMVFLLGLIPVAGVVISLIPLSIIAYTLGGGIYVLYIVLVIVIIHAIEAYFLNPKLMSAKTELPIFFTFIVLIFSEHYIGIWGLIIGIPIFVFILDVLEVTNKEESN; encoded by the coding sequence ATGGCGGCATTTTTAAAATGGTTTGAAAAACCCGGTGTCAAACGGTTTTCAGTATTTGTAGTATTGGCCACGATATTATATCTATTAAGAGGAATGATGAATTTAATTCTCTTGACCTTCATATTCACTTTTTTAATGAATCGTTTAGAAGAAGTCATTAGATGCTTTTTAAATCGCTTTCTGAAAATAGGACAGAAATCGGTTATTACCATTTTGTACATTCTCCTAGCTGGTGGATTGACATTTGGTGGATTTGTTTTTGTGCCAATCATCATCAAACAGGTTGAGCAGTTATTTCGTCTAGGTAAGAAAATTGCAGATCATCCACAAGATATACCCTTCTTTGATGTCATCACAAACGTATTCGGAGATTTTAAAATTTCATCTTTTTTTGAGAAAGGGTTCAATTTCCTCTATACATACTTAACAGATCTTAGCACGTTCAGTATTCAGGTTATTATGTCCTTAATATTAAGCATGTTCTTCTTATTTGAAAAGGAACGCCTCATTCAATTTATGAATAAATTTAAAACGAGCAAAATCTCTGTATTCTATCATGAACTTGCCTTCTTTGGTCGTAAATTTTCCAGAACGTTTGGGAAGGTACTCGAAGCTCAATTTATTATTGCGACCGTTAATTGTGTATTAACAACGATTGCCCTTGGTATCATGGGATTCCCGCAATTATTTGGATTAGCAGTCATGGTTTTTTTGCTAGGCTTGATTCCAGTCGCTGGTGTGGTCATTTCTCTTATTCCATTGAGTATTATTGCGTATACACTTGGAGGCGGAATCTATGTGCTTTATATTGTCTTGGTTATCGTCATTATCCATGCCATTGAGGCTTATTTTTTGAATCCGAAGTTGATGTCAGCTAAAACAGAGCTCCCTATTTTCTTCACGTTTATTGTGCTGATTTTCTCAGAACACTATATTGGCATCTGGGGTCTCATTATTGGAATTCCAATCTTTGTATTTATCCTGGATGTTTTGGAGGTCACAAATAAGGAAGAAAGTAATTAA
- a CDS encoding sensor histidine kinase → MKLHQLSIRWKLTILTYFVVIFALFIGGIVLVGGIKQTEERELRKRLMNTARTVAEMSEVKQALANQAKERSRLQHAIEEIRIIQDADYIVVMDMDHIRLTHPVKTRIGQRSEGTDEEPAFAEHIYFSEAEGELGTAIRAFYPVKNETFHQIGVVLVGRTLPSMTDILAEMKRDIIMILLLTLSFGLVGSFLLARHIKQQMFKLEPHEIVRMLEERTATFHSINEGVIAIDNQHMITIFNEKAKQIFGVTGDVVGRNIWDVLADTRLPEIIERAEPVYNEEIHMSGKRIMSSRIPIVMKKKIIGAVAIFQDRTEAAKLAEELTGVKNFVDGLRVQNHEHMNQLHTIAGLIQLGKTNQALELAFQTTEEQEHVTDFLHRVIQHDAVVGLLMSKIRRGKELGIKVKVDENSCLRDFPNRLDQHDMTKLLGNFIENAFAAFDTVEREYKKISISIDQTEDVLAILIEDNGSGIEEEMIPHIFDKGFTHGKEGGTGYGLYIVKTIIDKGMGNVEVTSSIGIGTTFSIEFPMTIEERDR, encoded by the coding sequence TTGAAATTACATCAATTATCCATTAGGTGGAAGCTCACTATCTTGACTTATTTCGTTGTTATTTTTGCACTTTTCATCGGAGGAATTGTTCTTGTAGGCGGGATAAAGCAAACGGAGGAAAGAGAGCTCCGGAAAAGACTCATGAATACAGCGAGAACCGTCGCTGAAATGAGCGAGGTGAAGCAGGCATTAGCTAATCAGGCAAAGGAACGTTCTCGTTTACAACATGCAATTGAAGAGATTCGTATTATCCAAGACGCTGACTATATTGTGGTGATGGATATGGATCACATCAGATTAACGCATCCAGTCAAGACGAGAATTGGTCAGCGCTCAGAGGGAACAGATGAAGAACCGGCTTTCGCAGAGCATATTTATTTCTCAGAAGCAGAGGGAGAGCTGGGAACAGCGATAAGAGCATTCTATCCGGTGAAAAATGAAACGTTTCATCAAATAGGGGTTGTCCTTGTAGGAAGAACGTTACCGAGCATGACGGATATATTAGCAGAAATGAAGCGGGATATCATCATGATCTTGCTGCTGACGCTAAGTTTCGGGCTTGTCGGTTCATTCTTACTCGCCCGTCATATTAAACAGCAAATGTTTAAGCTGGAGCCGCATGAGATTGTGAGGATGCTAGAGGAACGTACTGCAACCTTTCACTCTATCAATGAAGGGGTCATCGCCATAGATAATCAGCACATGATTACTATTTTTAATGAAAAGGCAAAGCAGATTTTTGGGGTAACAGGTGATGTGGTTGGTCGGAATATATGGGATGTATTGGCGGATACGAGGCTGCCTGAAATCATTGAGCGAGCAGAACCGGTCTACAATGAAGAAATTCATATGAGTGGAAAACGAATCATGAGCAGCCGGATTCCAATTGTGATGAAAAAGAAGATCATCGGTGCAGTGGCTATTTTCCAAGACCGGACAGAGGCAGCCAAATTGGCAGAGGAACTAACAGGGGTTAAGAACTTCGTTGATGGCCTGAGAGTTCAAAATCATGAGCATATGAATCAGCTTCATACCATTGCGGGATTGATTCAGCTTGGGAAAACGAATCAGGCTTTGGAACTGGCTTTTCAAACGACAGAAGAACAGGAACATGTCACTGACTTTCTTCATCGGGTCATTCAGCATGATGCGGTGGTGGGTCTTTTAATGAGCAAGATTAGAAGAGGCAAAGAGCTTGGCATAAAAGTCAAAGTAGATGAGAATAGCTGTCTGCGAGATTTTCCCAATCGTTTAGATCAGCACGATATGACGAAACTTCTTGGTAATTTTATTGAGAATGCCTTTGCAGCCTTTGATACAGTTGAGCGTGAATACAAAAAGATCTCCATTAGTATTGATCAGACGGAGGATGTACTAGCGATTCTGATTGAAGATAATGGGTCTGGAATCGAGGAGGAGATGATTCCTCATATTTTTGACAAAGGGTTCACACATGGCAAAGAAGGCGGAACAGGTTATGGACTGTATATTGTAAAGACGATTATCGACAAAGGGATGGGAAATGTAGAAGTGACATCAAGCATCGGCATTGGTACCACCTTCTCAATCGAATTCCCAATGACAATAGAGGAGAGAGACAGATGA
- a CDS encoding ABC transporter ATP-binding protein, producing MESAVLKIEKVNKKIGRRNILSDITLEIKQGEIVGLLGPNGSGKTTLIRLIVGLMKKSNGRITINGYSQDEHFQKAMTSVGAIIENPEFYSYLTGFENLELCAAMHVGISENRIHEVVKRVRLDHAIHHKVKTYSLGMKQRLGIAQAILHKPDLLILDEPTNGLDPSGMKDFREHLRTLVQEEGTSVLFATHLLHEVEELCHRMMIIQKGQIKATVDLRNINEQKQVLMNIQPVEEASSWLNAHGYTYELDGQHVLLQLNKESMPELNKQLVLAGFDVYEMTPQKKSIESVFMKWTEGGTTDASTHQK from the coding sequence TTGGAGTCAGCCGTCCTAAAAATAGAGAAAGTAAATAAAAAAATAGGCAGACGAAACATTTTGAGTGATATTACGTTGGAGATCAAGCAAGGAGAAATTGTTGGTCTGCTTGGACCAAACGGGTCTGGAAAAACGACATTGATTAGGTTGATTGTGGGATTGATGAAAAAAAGCAATGGACGTATCACCATCAATGGTTATTCTCAAGATGAGCACTTTCAAAAAGCAATGACTTCTGTTGGTGCCATTATAGAGAATCCAGAGTTCTATTCATATTTAACAGGATTTGAAAACCTTGAGCTGTGTGCAGCTATGCATGTTGGTATATCAGAAAATCGTATTCATGAGGTGGTGAAAAGGGTTCGTCTAGATCATGCCATTCATCATAAGGTCAAGACCTATTCGTTAGGGATGAAACAAAGGCTTGGGATTGCACAGGCGATTTTACATAAACCGGATTTACTTATTTTAGATGAACCTACAAATGGTCTTGACCCCTCTGGAATGAAGGATTTCCGAGAACACTTACGAACGCTTGTGCAAGAGGAGGGCACATCTGTGTTATTTGCTACTCACCTATTGCATGAGGTAGAAGAATTATGTCATCGCATGATGATCATTCAAAAAGGGCAAATCAAAGCAACTGTGGATCTGAGAAATATCAATGAACAAAAGCAGGTGCTCATGAATATTCAACCAGTAGAAGAGGCGTCTTCATGGCTGAATGCGCACGGATATACATATGAGCTTGATGGACAGCATGTCCTGCTTCAATTGAACAAAGAGAGTATGCCGGAGCTCAACAAACAACTTGTGTTGGCTGGCTTTGATGTGTATGAAATGACGCCTCAGAAGAAATCAATTGAATCGGTATTTATGAAATGGACGGAAGGCGGGACGACAGATGCTTCAACTCATCAAAAATGA